Sequence from the Rhodococcus jostii RHA1 genome:
GATACGGGGTCAACCGGCCCGAAGCACCGGCCGACGGAATCGACGGGATGGCCGCGGTCGCACTCGACGCCGCCGATCAGCTCGGATGGTCGACCTTTTCCGTTCTCGGACATTCGATGGGGGGCACCACAGCGCTTCGGGTGGCGACCCTCGCACCAGAACGCGTGACCTCGGTCGTCGCACTGACGCCCGTCTCCCCGGCAGGTACCCCTCTCGACGAAGCGACCTACGGTTCCTTCGCCGGGGCCTGGGCAGACCCGGGTGCGGCCATCCGTGGCGCACTGGCACCACACATCGACGAGACAGATCTGAAGAACCTCGTCGACCGCAACCGCTCGACGATGGACCAGGCAACCTGGGAGTCCTACCTGAAGAACTGGACCAGTCCCGACTTCCTCGACCGGATGGGCACCTACGAAGGGCCTACCACCCTGATCGTGGGTGAGAGCGACCCGTTCGTCACCGCCGAGTACCTCGGGGACACGTTGGCGGCCTTGAAGAACGGGAACCTGAAGACCATTCAGGGCAAAGCCGGGCACTACCCCATGGTGGAGAACGCTCCGGAGACGGTGGCGTTGTCGGAGCAATCTCTGTAGTGATCTGACCGGGAACGCAATCCGGGTTCCGACCATGCCACGTTCGAATCGCGAATCCAGGGAGGATTCTCACCATGTTGAATCACGTTGTGACATTCAAATGGAAGCAGGACATCAGTGACGAGCACATCGAGTCCTTTCACGAAGCTCTGAGCGCAGTCTCGGAGAA
This genomic interval carries:
- a CDS encoding alpha/beta fold hydrolase; amino-acid sequence: MNAIAAIEGSGDHRILVLHGWALDSSVWLTARARTDQSRFTYAYLDFPGYGVNRPEAPADGIDGMAAVALDAADQLGWSTFSVLGHSMGGTTALRVATLAPERVTSVVALTPVSPAGTPLDEATYGSFAGAWADPGAAIRGALAPHIDETDLKNLVDRNRSTMDQATWESYLKNWTSPDFLDRMGTYEGPTTLIVGESDPFVTAEYLGDTLAALKNGNLKTIQGKAGHYPMVENAPETVALSEQSL